From Streptomyces sp. SAI-135:
ACCCGGCTCGAAGGCCGCGACCCCGATGCCGACCGCCTCGACCACGCCGGAGACGTCCCAGCCGAGGACGAACGGCGGCTCGCCGAGGAAGCCGCCGGTGGCCCGGTGCTTCCAGTCGGTCGGGTTCAGGCCGGCGGCCCGGACCCGGACCAGTACCTGGTTCGGTCGCGGCGCGGGGCGCTCGACCTCGATCTCCTTGAGGACCTCGGGACCGCCGAGGATGTCCTGGCTGATGGCTCGCATGGTGTTCACAGTGCTCATGGTCGACCAGCCTGCCCGGCACCGCCCGTCAGGGAAATGGCATGATTGCCAAGCTTCGATAGGATCGTGCCATGCGACATGTGGAGCGGACCGAGCGCGTCGTGGTGCTGGCCCTGGACGGCGTGTACCCCTTCGAGCTGGGCATCCCCAGCCGGATCCTCGGCGCCGCCGACGGCCGCTACGAGGTGCTGACCTGCTCGGTCGACGGCCGACCGGTGCGCACCAACGCCGACTTCACCATCGGCGTCGCACACGGACCGGAGATCCTCACCACCGCCGACACCGTGGTGATCACACCCGTCGCGGCGGAAAGGATGCCGGTCGACCTCCCGCGGGAGGTGCGCGAGGCCCTCGCCCTCATCCGCCCCGACGCCCGGATCGTCTCCATCTGCACCGGCGCCTTCGTCCTGGCCGCCGCCGGCCTCCTGGAGGGCCGCAGGGCGACCACCCACTGGCAGCTCGCCGACCACTTCCGGCGCCTGTACCCGCACGTCGACCTCGATCCCGACGTGCTCTTCGTCGACGACGGCCGCATCCTCACCTCGGCCGGAGCCGCCTCCGGCGTGGACATCTGCCTGCACCTCGTCCGCAGGGACCACGGCAGCGAACTCGCCAACACCGTCGCCCGCCGCTGTGTGGTCCCGCCCTTCCGGGACGGCGGCCAGGCCCAGTACATCGAGCAGCCCGTCCCGGAACAGGGCGCCACGAGCACGGCCGCCACCCGCGCCTGGGCGCTGGAACGCCTCGGCGAGCCCCTGACCCTGGGCGAGCTGGCCGCCCACGCCCGGATGAGCCTGCGCACCTTCGCCCGCCGCTTCAACGACGAGGTCGGTCTCAGTCCCGGCCGCTGGCTGATCCAGCAGCGCGTGGTCCTGGCCCGGCACCTGCTGGAGTCCAGCGACCTGTCGGTCGACCAGATCGCCGCGCGCGTCGGCTTCGCCACGGGAGCGTCCCTGCGCCAGCACCTGCACGCGGCCATCGGGGTGTCACCGCAGGTCTACCGGCGGACGTTCCAGACGGCGGCCCGCTGAACGTTCCCGGCCCGCCCGGCGTCGAAGGATCATGAAGGCGGACGGCGTACAGGGGGCGGGAATGCGCAGGGGGCTGTGGGTGGCCATGGCGGCCGTGGTCATGACGACGGTGGGCTGTGAGTCGGGAGAGGGCCTGGTGATCGAGGGCGAGGCACCGGCCACCGTCTACGACGGACCGATGAACGTCCCCACCGAGGAACTGGACGAGCACACACCGCGGGCGCTGCGGCTCGTCTCGGGGGCCGCGGGCCGGGCCCTGGAGTGCGCCGGGGAGATCCACAACGGCAACGGCCCCGACGGCTGGAGCGAGGACGACGGCGGGGACGGCCCGGAGGAGGGACTGGAGCTGTACTTCGACCTGTTCGACCCGGGCGAGCCCCGCTCCGGGTACCGCGTGGAGCGCCGGGAGGCGGACCGCGTGCTGTACTCCTACGACGTCGGCGGCCGGACCAAGGTCGCCGTCGTGGTGGCCAAGGACCAGAAGGGCAGACCCGGTTGGGGCCCGGAGACCAGCGCGTCCTGCGACCCGTCCGAGCTTCCCGCGGCGTGGACGGCCTCCCACGGCTACGAGATCTGGACCGACCGCGCGGGTGAACGGGTGCCGACCAGCGAGGTGAGCAGCCGGCCGGGGGACGACCACTGCGGCTGGAGTGAGGTGCACTTCCTCGATCTGGGCGGGCGGGAGTACGCCCGTGACCCGGAGAGCCTCCTCGAACCCGGCGTGCTCACCGCGTCCTACGACGGCTCGGCCACCCTGCCGCCGGACGCCCGCGACACCGGATACCGGTACGAGGAGCGGGAGTTGTGGCTGGCGGACGACTCGCGCTCGGCGTACGTCCGCACGCCCCAGGGTGTCGAGGCATGGCCCCTGCTCGGGGAAGAGGTGGCCTGCATGTGAGGCGGGTTCACCGGCTGGCGTGCAGGGCGACGAGCAACTGCCAGACCTGGTCGGCGATGTCGGCGGCGCCGGCGTCGAGCAGGCCGTGCAGCCAGTCGGCGAGGACGCCGGCGAAGGTGGCGGCGACCGCCGAGGCGACCAGCGGGGCGTCGGCGGCGCCCGCGAGCTCGCGCTCCCGCAGGCTGTAGGCCCGCAGGTCCCGGTGCAGCACCCGGCCCAACGGTCCGCCGCCGCCCGGGGCGAGCAGGGACCGGTACAGGGCGGAGTGGGGGGTGAGCGAGGCGAAGAACTCCGCCAGCGCGGGCGGCGCGTGCACCGGGTCGGGGCGCCCGCGCCAGGCGTGCAGTGCCTCCACGGCGTCCCGTACGACGTCCGCGCAGGCGTCGACCGCGAGCGCCTCCAGGCCCTCGTAGTGCACGTAGAAGGTGGCCCGGCCGACCCCGGCCCGCCGCACCAGCGCGGCCACGCCGACCTCCTCCAGGGGACGCTCGGCGCACTCCGCGAGCAGTGCCTCCCGTAGCCGCGCCCGGGTGCGGGCCGCCCGCGGGTCCTCGGGTGCGGGGCGGCTCACCGTGCGAGGAGGACGGCGGCCAGGGCGAGCGCGCCCGGCAACGCCTGCGCGGCGAGGATCCGGACGTTGGCGGTGACGGCGCCGTACACACCGGCGACGATCACGCAGACCAGGAAGAACACCTGGACCCGGAAGCCGGTCGGGTCCCCGGCGACCAGGCCCCACACCAGGCCCGCCGCGAGGAAGCCGTTGTACAACCCCTGGTTGGCGGCCATCGCGGCGGTGGCCCGGGCCATCTCCCGGTCGAACCCGTGGAAGGACATCCCCGGCTTCTTCTGCCACAGGAACATCTCCATCACCAGGATGTACACGTGCAGCGCCGCCACCAGCGCGACCAGCACGTTCGCCAGGATCTCCATCAGCTTCCCCTACTTCTTGGACGTGTGTCCACTATAGCTGGACAGTCGTCCAGGAAGTCCAGCTGTCAGTGTCGGCCGCTAGCGTGCGCGCCATGACCACCGACGAAGACCTCACCGTCCGCCGCGCCCGAACCGACGACATCCCGGGGCTCGTCGCCTCCAGCGCGGGCCTGTTCGCCGAGGACGCCGGGACCAGGGACCCGAGCGTCGACGTCGACTGGCCGCGTGAGCACGGGGCGGCCTCGTTCACGACGGCCCTGGCGGACCCGGGGCGGCTCGTCCTGGTGGTGGTGCACGAGGGCGAGGTGGTCGGCCACCTGACCGGATCTCTCACCGAACCCTCGGCCGTACGGCCCGTGAAGTCGGCCACGCTGAACGGCCTCTACGTCCGTCCGGCCCACCGGCGCTCGCGGGTCGGTGCCCGCCTGGTGGCGGACTTCCTGGCCTGGGCCGAGGCCCAGGGGGCGCGGCAGGCGGAGGTCGCCGCCTACTCCGCGAACCCGGAGGCGATCCGCTTCTACGAGCGTCAGGGGTTCGGCGCCCACGCAGTGACCCTGCGGCGCGCCCTAGGACGAAAGGCGGAGGTGGAAAGCGGTTCGAACGACCAGACTGATCGCGTCAGTTGACGAGCCCGCAGGAGGACGCACACCGATGGCCCCGCAGCCGCCCCGCACCCCGAAGCAGCGCAAGCAGGACACCTTGCACCGACTGGAGCACGACGAGGACGTCTGGGTCGCCACCGCCCCGGACGACGACTCGGGGGTGCCGTACCTCGTCCCGCTCTCGTTCCTCTGGGACGGCTCCGCCCTCCTCCTCGCGACCCCCGCCGCCGGCCCCACCGGCCGGAACCTGAAGGCGACCGGCCGGGTGCGGCTCGGACTCGGACCCACCCGGGACGTCGTGATGATCGAGGGCAGTGTGGACACCGTCACCCAGGCCGAACTCACCCAGGAGGAAGGAGACCGCTTCGCCGAGCGGACCGGCTTCGACCCCCGCCGACTCACCACGCCCTACCTGTACTTCCGCGTCCACCCGCGGCGCGTCCAGGCCTGGCGGGAGGCCGACGAGCTCACCGGACGTGAGCTGATGCGGGACGGACAGTGGCTGGTCGCCGACTGAACGGGCCGTGCCGGGATATCCGCAAGGTACAGGGCCGCGGGGCCCGACGCCCCGTGGCCGGACCCTTCGGAGGAGACATGGCACTGGTGAAAGCGGGGGTGGTCGTGCTCGACTGTGCCGAGCCCGAGAAACTCGCCGTGTTCTACAAGGAGTTGCTGGCGGCCGAGGAGACCGACGCGACCGCGAACCGCGTGGAGATCAGGGGAGCGGACGGCTTCCGGCTGGCGTTCCGCCGTGACGTGAACGCCACACCGCCGAGCTGGCCCCGGCCCGAGAACTCCCTCCAGGCCCACATCGACTTCGTCGTGGAGGACCTGGACGAGGTCGAGCGCAAGGTGGTGGAGCTCGGCGGGCGCCCCCTGGACACGAAGGACGCGGCGGGGCCGTTCGAGGAACGAGGCTACGCCGACCC
This genomic window contains:
- a CDS encoding helix-turn-helix domain-containing protein, which gives rise to MRHVERTERVVVLALDGVYPFELGIPSRILGAADGRYEVLTCSVDGRPVRTNADFTIGVAHGPEILTTADTVVITPVAAERMPVDLPREVREALALIRPDARIVSICTGAFVLAAAGLLEGRRATTHWQLADHFRRLYPHVDLDPDVLFVDDGRILTSAGAASGVDICLHLVRRDHGSELANTVARRCVVPPFRDGGQAQYIEQPVPEQGATSTAATRAWALERLGEPLTLGELAAHARMSLRTFARRFNDEVGLSPGRWLIQQRVVLARHLLESSDLSVDQIAARVGFATGASLRQHLHAAIGVSPQVYRRTFQTAAR
- a CDS encoding TetR/AcrR family transcriptional regulator, whose translation is MSRPAPEDPRAARTRARLREALLAECAERPLEEVGVAALVRRAGVGRATFYVHYEGLEALAVDACADVVRDAVEALHAWRGRPDPVHAPPALAEFFASLTPHSALYRSLLAPGGGGPLGRVLHRDLRAYSLRERELAGAADAPLVASAVAATFAGVLADWLHGLLDAGAADIADQVWQLLVALHASR
- a CDS encoding DUF1304 domain-containing protein, yielding MEILANVLVALVAALHVYILVMEMFLWQKKPGMSFHGFDREMARATAAMAANQGLYNGFLAAGLVWGLVAGDPTGFRVQVFFLVCVIVAGVYGAVTANVRILAAQALPGALALAAVLLAR
- a CDS encoding GNAT family N-acetyltransferase, which codes for MTTDEDLTVRRARTDDIPGLVASSAGLFAEDAGTRDPSVDVDWPREHGAASFTTALADPGRLVLVVVHEGEVVGHLTGSLTEPSAVRPVKSATLNGLYVRPAHRRSRVGARLVADFLAWAEAQGARQAEVAAYSANPEAIRFYERQGFGAHAVTLRRALGRKAEVESGSNDQTDRVS
- a CDS encoding pyridoxamine 5'-phosphate oxidase family protein is translated as MAPQPPRTPKQRKQDTLHRLEHDEDVWVATAPDDDSGVPYLVPLSFLWDGSALLLATPAAGPTGRNLKATGRVRLGLGPTRDVVMIEGSVDTVTQAELTQEEGDRFAERTGFDPRRLTTPYLYFRVHPRRVQAWREADELTGRELMRDGQWLVAD
- a CDS encoding VOC family protein encodes the protein MALVKAGVVVLDCAEPEKLAVFYKELLAAEETDATANRVEIRGADGFRLAFRRDVNATPPSWPRPENSLQAHIDFVVEDLDEVERKVVELGGRPLDTKDAAGPFEERGYADPAGHSFTLRTVTPTAPKQG